The following coding sequences are from one Nicotiana tabacum cultivar K326 chromosome 1, ASM71507v2, whole genome shotgun sequence window:
- the LOC107770287 gene encoding large ribosomal subunit protein eL13y-like, which translates to MKHNNVIPNGHFKKHWQNYVRTWFNQPARKTRRRAARQQKAVKIFPRPTAGSLRPIVHGQTLKYNMKVRAGRGFSLEELKAAGIPKKLAPTIGIAVDHRRRNRSLEGLQTNVQRLKTYKAKLVIFPRRAKKVKAGDSSAEELAIATQVQGSYMPITREQPAVDLVKVTDEMKSFNAYGKLRIERTNARHIGARLKRTAEAEKEEKK; encoded by the exons ATGAAGCACAACAATGTTATACCCAATGGGCACTTCAAGAAGCATTGGCAAAACTATGTAAGGACTTGGTTCAACCAGCCAGCTAGGAAAACAAGGAGACGTGCTG CTAGACAGCAGAAGGCTGTGAAGATCTTCCCTAGGCCAACTGCGGGATCACTTCGACCTATTGTTCATGGACAAACActgaaatacaacatgaaagtcCGGGCAGGGAGGGGATTTTCTCTTGAAGAACTGAAA GCAGCTGGTATTCCCAAGAAACTAGCACCAACCATTGGCATTGCTGTTGATCATCGCCGCAGGAACAGATCATTGGAAGGGCTCCAAACCAATGTCCAGAGGCTCAAGACTTACAAAGCTAAGCTTGTCATCTTCCCAAGGCGTGCTAAGAAAGTCAAG GCTGGTGATTCTAGTGCAGAGGAACTTGCTATTGCCACCCAGGTCCAGGGTTCATACATGCCTATTACTAGGGAGCAGCCAGCTGTTGACCTTGTCAAGGTCACAGATGAGATGAAATCATTCAATGCATATGGCAAGCTGCGTATCGAGCGTACAAATGCGCGACACATCGGAGCCAGGTTGAAGAGGACAGCTGAagcagaaaaggaagaaaagaaataa